The following are encoded together in the Synchiropus splendidus isolate RoL2022-P1 chromosome 7, RoL_Sspl_1.0, whole genome shotgun sequence genome:
- the adam9 gene encoding disintegrin and metalloproteinase domain-containing protein 9 isoform X2, with protein MKGRGRLLLDLCFLVLLTGTSLGRDRQTEHLASYQLTVPRPLGGRLRREADGAPASQLSFVVPLLGRDHVIHLSKNRLLLSPDFRVFTYSKNGSLLTHSPPVQNHCHYQGFVQDMDGSSVAMSVCDGLRGVLHLADDSYGIEPLDSSPPNHILYRLQDVTSQPWGCGVPHTQNSNMNQSQEVHKLHTRVRRAVLHRTHYVELLLVVDNERVTHSLTHSHTHTHTHTDTHSGITGVFVLQFSFMNKNETAVREEMILLANYIDGIYQQLNVRVVLVGLEIWNQQNRISTEGGAQDVLSRFTQWRERELLPRRRHDSAQLILKKSFGITAGMAFVSTVCSRTHGGGINTFPNNNVAAFSSIVAHELGHNLGMNHDDGRSCTCPSSACIMNSGATGSRNFSSCSADDFEKMILASGASCLLNVPRPDEAYSAPYCGNGLVDVGEECDCGSQQECEGDPCCEFHTCRLRPGAQCAVGECCRSCQFLPAGSVCRSSTDECDLPEFCNGSSSLCQSDVSVQDGQPCRQGQAFCYNGKCQHYEGQCRTLFGPKARTAPSICFEDINSIGDRFGNCGYHNYGYKKCERRNALCGKLQCTNVEEVQAFGIKPSVITTPIGGATCYGVDFRLGSDVADPGMVNEGTKCGEDKVCMNFECRSVDVLNFDCDVEVKCHGHGVCNSNKNCHCDEGWAPPTCEQRGYGGSVDSGPTWNDKDTSLRDGLLVFFLLICPLAGLAVFFFLRRNQLVSRLRRHKRHQADGASSLNRAPPSRAPSSSVTRGNGNNNIREGQNVQLLHPQQLAEPNRTMPTFATRPPPPPLKPKPPVQPVMPLRPAPPPPV; from the exons ATGAAGGGACGAGGAAGACTCTTACTGGACCTCTGCTTCCTGGTTCTGTTGACCGGAACCTCCCTGGGCAGAG ACAGGCAGACGGAACATCTGGCCTCCTACCAGCTAACAGTCCCGCGTCCCCTCGGAGGACGGCTGCGGAGGGAGGCTGACGGAGCTCCGGCCAGTCAA ctctcCTTCGTTGTCCCCCTGTTAGGTCGTGATCATGTGATCCACCTGAGCAAAAACAG GCTCCTGCTCTCTCCAGACTTCAGAGTCTTCACCTACAGCAAGAATGGCTCTCTGCTCACTCACTCTCCACCCGTCCAG AATCACTGTCACTATCAAGGCTTTGTCCAAGACATGGACGGTTCCTCTGTtgccatgagtgtgtgtgacggcCTAAG AGGAGTTCTGCACCTGGCCGATGACAGTTATGGGATCGAGCCACTGGATTCTTCTCCCCCCAACCATATCTTGTACCGTCTACAGGATGTGACATCACAACCATGGGGCTGTGGTGTAcctcacacacaaaacagcaacatGAACCAGAGTCAAGAAGTTCATAAACTGCACACTCGG GTGAGGCGAGCAGTTCTTCATCGGACTCACTATGTTGAGCTTCTGCTGGTGGTCGACAATGAGAGGgtgacacactcactcactcactcacacacacacacacacacacacactgacactcacAGTGGCATCACTGGTGTGTTTGTATTGCAGTTCAGTTTTATGAACAAGAACGAGACGGCGGTGAGAGAGGAAATGATTCTTTTGGCCAACTACATCGATGGA ATCTACCAGCAGCTGAATGTGCGAGTGGTTCTGGTTGGTTTGGAGATTTGGAATCAGCAGAACCGCATCAGTACTGAGGGAGGAGCCCAGGACGTCCTGAGCCGCTTCACccagtggagagagagagagctgcttCCTCGTCGCCGCCATGACTCTGCTCAGCTCATCTT GAAGAAGAGTTTCGGCATCACTGCTGGGATGGCGTTTGTGTCCACTGTGTGCTCGCGAACCCATGGCGGCGGCATCAACACG TTCCCCAACAACAACGTTGCAGCGTTCTCCTCCATCGTGGCTCATGAGCTCGGTCACAACCTCGGAATGAACCATGATGATGGCCGCTCCTGCACCTGCCCCTCCTCTGCCTGCATCATGAATTCTGGTGCCAC AGGATCCAGGaacttcagcagctgcagcgcgGATGACTTTGAGAAGATGATCCTGGCGAGCGGCGCCTCATGTCTGCTGAACGTACCTCGTCCTGACGAGGCctacagcgccccctactgtgGGAATGGACTGGTGGATGTTGGAGAGGAGTGTGACTGCGGGTCCCAGCAG gagTGCGAGGGCGACCCGTGCTGCGAGTTCCACACCTGCAGACTCCGGCCTGGAGCTCAGTGTGCCGTTGGAGAGTGCTGCCGCTCCTGCCAG TTCCTACCAGCCGGGTCGGTGTGTCGCTCCAGCACCGACGAGTGCGACCTACCAGAGTTCTGTAACGGCTCATCGTCGCTGTGTCAGAGCGATGTGTCTGTCCAG GATGGACAGCCATGCAGACAGGGACAGGCCTTCTGCTATAACGGGAAGTGTCAACACTACGAGGGACAGTGCCGGACACTGTTTGGACCTA AGGCGAGGACGGCGCCCTCCATTTGCTTCGAGGACATCAACAGCATTGGCGATCGTTTTGGAAACTGTGGCTACCATAACTATGGATACAAGAAGTGCGAACGACG GAACGCTCTGTGTGGGAAGCTGCAGTGCACCAATGTGGAAGAGGTGCAGGCCTTCGGTATCAAACCGTCTGTCATCACCACACCCATCGGTGGAGCCACGTGCTACGGCGTCGACTTCCGGCTTGGATCCGACGTTGCCGACCCAGGAATGGTCAACGAAGGGACCAAGTGTGGAGAGGATAAG GTGTGTATGAACTTCGAGTGTCGCAGCGTGGACGTCCTGAACTTTGACTGCGACGTTGAGGTCAAGTGCCACGGTCATGGG GTGTGCAACAGCAACAAGAACTGTCACTGTGATGAGGGCTGGGCTCCACCCACCTGTGAGCAGCGAGGCTATGGCGGCAGTGTGGACAGCGGGCCAACATGGAATG ACAAGGACACGTCCCTCAGAGACGGCCTGCTGGTCTTCTTCCTCCTGATTTGTCCGCTAGCCGGTCTCgccgtcttcttcttcctgcggAGGAACCAACTTGTGTCGAGACTGAGGCGCCACAAGAGACACCA GGCTGACGGTGCTTCATCATTAAACAGAGCCCCTCCTTCACGCGCTCCTTCATCCTCCGTCACCCGGGGCAACGGCAACAACAACATCAGAGAGGGG CAAAATGTTCAGCTGCTCCATCCACAGCAACTG GCGGAGCCAAACAGGACCATGCCCACCTTTGCCACACGGCCACCTCCCCCTCCCCT GAAACCAAAACCACCGGTGCAGCCTGTGATGCCTCTGAGACCCGCCCCTCCCCCACCTGTGTAG
- the adam9 gene encoding disintegrin and metalloproteinase domain-containing protein 9 isoform X1, with amino-acid sequence MKGRGRLLLDLCFLVLLTGTSLGRDRQTEHLASYQLTVPRPLGGRLRREADGAPASQLSFVVPLLGRDHVIHLSKNRLLLSPDFRVFTYSKNGSLLTHSPPVQNHCHYQGFVQDMDGSSVAMSVCDGLRGVLHLADDSYGIEPLDSSPPNHILYRLQDVTSQPWGCGVPHTQNSNMNQSQEVHKLHTRVRRAVLHRTHYVELLLVVDNERVTHSLTHSHTHTHTHTDTHSGITGVFVLQFSFMNKNETAVREEMILLANYIDGIYQQLNVRVVLVGLEIWNQQNRISTEGGAQDVLSRFTQWRERELLPRRRHDSAQLILKKSFGITAGMAFVSTVCSRTHGGGINTFPNNNVAAFSSIVAHELGHNLGMNHDDGRSCTCPSSACIMNSGATGSRNFSSCSADDFEKMILASGASCLLNVPRPDEAYSAPYCGNGLVDVGEECDCGSQQECEGDPCCEFHTCRLRPGAQCAVGECCRSCQFLPAGSVCRSSTDECDLPEFCNGSSSLCQSDVSVQDGQPCRQGQAFCYNGKCQHYEGQCRTLFGPKARTAPSICFEDINSIGDRFGNCGYHNYGYKKCERRNALCGKLQCTNVEEVQAFGIKPSVITTPIGGATCYGVDFRLGSDVADPGMVNEGTKCGEDKVCMNFECRSVDVLNFDCDVEVKCHGHGVCNSNKNCHCDEGWAPPTCEQRGYGGSVDSGPTWNDKDTSLRDGLLVFFLLICPLAGLAVFFFLRRNQLVSRLRRHKRHQADGASSLNRAPPSRAPSSSVTRGNGNNNIREGQNVQLLHPQQLEAEPNRTMPTFATRPPPPPLKPKPPVQPVMPLRPAPPPPV; translated from the exons ATGAAGGGACGAGGAAGACTCTTACTGGACCTCTGCTTCCTGGTTCTGTTGACCGGAACCTCCCTGGGCAGAG ACAGGCAGACGGAACATCTGGCCTCCTACCAGCTAACAGTCCCGCGTCCCCTCGGAGGACGGCTGCGGAGGGAGGCTGACGGAGCTCCGGCCAGTCAA ctctcCTTCGTTGTCCCCCTGTTAGGTCGTGATCATGTGATCCACCTGAGCAAAAACAG GCTCCTGCTCTCTCCAGACTTCAGAGTCTTCACCTACAGCAAGAATGGCTCTCTGCTCACTCACTCTCCACCCGTCCAG AATCACTGTCACTATCAAGGCTTTGTCCAAGACATGGACGGTTCCTCTGTtgccatgagtgtgtgtgacggcCTAAG AGGAGTTCTGCACCTGGCCGATGACAGTTATGGGATCGAGCCACTGGATTCTTCTCCCCCCAACCATATCTTGTACCGTCTACAGGATGTGACATCACAACCATGGGGCTGTGGTGTAcctcacacacaaaacagcaacatGAACCAGAGTCAAGAAGTTCATAAACTGCACACTCGG GTGAGGCGAGCAGTTCTTCATCGGACTCACTATGTTGAGCTTCTGCTGGTGGTCGACAATGAGAGGgtgacacactcactcactcactcacacacacacacacacacacacactgacactcacAGTGGCATCACTGGTGTGTTTGTATTGCAGTTCAGTTTTATGAACAAGAACGAGACGGCGGTGAGAGAGGAAATGATTCTTTTGGCCAACTACATCGATGGA ATCTACCAGCAGCTGAATGTGCGAGTGGTTCTGGTTGGTTTGGAGATTTGGAATCAGCAGAACCGCATCAGTACTGAGGGAGGAGCCCAGGACGTCCTGAGCCGCTTCACccagtggagagagagagagctgcttCCTCGTCGCCGCCATGACTCTGCTCAGCTCATCTT GAAGAAGAGTTTCGGCATCACTGCTGGGATGGCGTTTGTGTCCACTGTGTGCTCGCGAACCCATGGCGGCGGCATCAACACG TTCCCCAACAACAACGTTGCAGCGTTCTCCTCCATCGTGGCTCATGAGCTCGGTCACAACCTCGGAATGAACCATGATGATGGCCGCTCCTGCACCTGCCCCTCCTCTGCCTGCATCATGAATTCTGGTGCCAC AGGATCCAGGaacttcagcagctgcagcgcgGATGACTTTGAGAAGATGATCCTGGCGAGCGGCGCCTCATGTCTGCTGAACGTACCTCGTCCTGACGAGGCctacagcgccccctactgtgGGAATGGACTGGTGGATGTTGGAGAGGAGTGTGACTGCGGGTCCCAGCAG gagTGCGAGGGCGACCCGTGCTGCGAGTTCCACACCTGCAGACTCCGGCCTGGAGCTCAGTGTGCCGTTGGAGAGTGCTGCCGCTCCTGCCAG TTCCTACCAGCCGGGTCGGTGTGTCGCTCCAGCACCGACGAGTGCGACCTACCAGAGTTCTGTAACGGCTCATCGTCGCTGTGTCAGAGCGATGTGTCTGTCCAG GATGGACAGCCATGCAGACAGGGACAGGCCTTCTGCTATAACGGGAAGTGTCAACACTACGAGGGACAGTGCCGGACACTGTTTGGACCTA AGGCGAGGACGGCGCCCTCCATTTGCTTCGAGGACATCAACAGCATTGGCGATCGTTTTGGAAACTGTGGCTACCATAACTATGGATACAAGAAGTGCGAACGACG GAACGCTCTGTGTGGGAAGCTGCAGTGCACCAATGTGGAAGAGGTGCAGGCCTTCGGTATCAAACCGTCTGTCATCACCACACCCATCGGTGGAGCCACGTGCTACGGCGTCGACTTCCGGCTTGGATCCGACGTTGCCGACCCAGGAATGGTCAACGAAGGGACCAAGTGTGGAGAGGATAAG GTGTGTATGAACTTCGAGTGTCGCAGCGTGGACGTCCTGAACTTTGACTGCGACGTTGAGGTCAAGTGCCACGGTCATGGG GTGTGCAACAGCAACAAGAACTGTCACTGTGATGAGGGCTGGGCTCCACCCACCTGTGAGCAGCGAGGCTATGGCGGCAGTGTGGACAGCGGGCCAACATGGAATG ACAAGGACACGTCCCTCAGAGACGGCCTGCTGGTCTTCTTCCTCCTGATTTGTCCGCTAGCCGGTCTCgccgtcttcttcttcctgcggAGGAACCAACTTGTGTCGAGACTGAGGCGCCACAAGAGACACCA GGCTGACGGTGCTTCATCATTAAACAGAGCCCCTCCTTCACGCGCTCCTTCATCCTCCGTCACCCGGGGCAACGGCAACAACAACATCAGAGAGGGG CAAAATGTTCAGCTGCTCCATCCACAGCAACTG GAGGCGGAGCCAAACAGGACCATGCCCACCTTTGCCACACGGCCACCTCCCCCTCCCCT GAAACCAAAACCACCGGTGCAGCCTGTGATGCCTCTGAGACCCGCCCCTCCCCCACCTGTGTAG
- the adam9 gene encoding disintegrin and metalloproteinase domain-containing protein 9 isoform X3, translating to MKGRGRLLLDLCFLVLLTGTSLGRDRQTEHLASYQLTVPRPLGGRLRREADGAPASQLSFVVPLLGRDHVIHLSKNRLLLSPDFRVFTYSKNGSLLTHSPPVQNHCHYQGFVQDMDGSSVAMSVCDGLRGVLHLADDSYGIEPLDSSPPNHILYRLQDVTSQPWGCGVPHTQNSNMNQSQEVHKLHTRVRRAVLHRTHYVELLLVVDNERFSFMNKNETAVREEMILLANYIDGIYQQLNVRVVLVGLEIWNQQNRISTEGGAQDVLSRFTQWRERELLPRRRHDSAQLILKKSFGITAGMAFVSTVCSRTHGGGINTFPNNNVAAFSSIVAHELGHNLGMNHDDGRSCTCPSSACIMNSGATGSRNFSSCSADDFEKMILASGASCLLNVPRPDEAYSAPYCGNGLVDVGEECDCGSQQECEGDPCCEFHTCRLRPGAQCAVGECCRSCQFLPAGSVCRSSTDECDLPEFCNGSSSLCQSDVSVQDGQPCRQGQAFCYNGKCQHYEGQCRTLFGPKARTAPSICFEDINSIGDRFGNCGYHNYGYKKCERRNALCGKLQCTNVEEVQAFGIKPSVITTPIGGATCYGVDFRLGSDVADPGMVNEGTKCGEDKVCMNFECRSVDVLNFDCDVEVKCHGHGVCNSNKNCHCDEGWAPPTCEQRGYGGSVDSGPTWNDKDTSLRDGLLVFFLLICPLAGLAVFFFLRRNQLVSRLRRHKRHQADGASSLNRAPPSRAPSSSVTRGNGNNNIREGQNVQLLHPQQLEAEPNRTMPTFATRPPPPPLKPKPPVQPVMPLRPAPPPPV from the exons ATGAAGGGACGAGGAAGACTCTTACTGGACCTCTGCTTCCTGGTTCTGTTGACCGGAACCTCCCTGGGCAGAG ACAGGCAGACGGAACATCTGGCCTCCTACCAGCTAACAGTCCCGCGTCCCCTCGGAGGACGGCTGCGGAGGGAGGCTGACGGAGCTCCGGCCAGTCAA ctctcCTTCGTTGTCCCCCTGTTAGGTCGTGATCATGTGATCCACCTGAGCAAAAACAG GCTCCTGCTCTCTCCAGACTTCAGAGTCTTCACCTACAGCAAGAATGGCTCTCTGCTCACTCACTCTCCACCCGTCCAG AATCACTGTCACTATCAAGGCTTTGTCCAAGACATGGACGGTTCCTCTGTtgccatgagtgtgtgtgacggcCTAAG AGGAGTTCTGCACCTGGCCGATGACAGTTATGGGATCGAGCCACTGGATTCTTCTCCCCCCAACCATATCTTGTACCGTCTACAGGATGTGACATCACAACCATGGGGCTGTGGTGTAcctcacacacaaaacagcaacatGAACCAGAGTCAAGAAGTTCATAAACTGCACACTCGG GTGAGGCGAGCAGTTCTTCATCGGACTCACTATGTTGAGCTTCTGCTGGTGGTCGACAATGAGAGG TTCAGTTTTATGAACAAGAACGAGACGGCGGTGAGAGAGGAAATGATTCTTTTGGCCAACTACATCGATGGA ATCTACCAGCAGCTGAATGTGCGAGTGGTTCTGGTTGGTTTGGAGATTTGGAATCAGCAGAACCGCATCAGTACTGAGGGAGGAGCCCAGGACGTCCTGAGCCGCTTCACccagtggagagagagagagctgcttCCTCGTCGCCGCCATGACTCTGCTCAGCTCATCTT GAAGAAGAGTTTCGGCATCACTGCTGGGATGGCGTTTGTGTCCACTGTGTGCTCGCGAACCCATGGCGGCGGCATCAACACG TTCCCCAACAACAACGTTGCAGCGTTCTCCTCCATCGTGGCTCATGAGCTCGGTCACAACCTCGGAATGAACCATGATGATGGCCGCTCCTGCACCTGCCCCTCCTCTGCCTGCATCATGAATTCTGGTGCCAC AGGATCCAGGaacttcagcagctgcagcgcgGATGACTTTGAGAAGATGATCCTGGCGAGCGGCGCCTCATGTCTGCTGAACGTACCTCGTCCTGACGAGGCctacagcgccccctactgtgGGAATGGACTGGTGGATGTTGGAGAGGAGTGTGACTGCGGGTCCCAGCAG gagTGCGAGGGCGACCCGTGCTGCGAGTTCCACACCTGCAGACTCCGGCCTGGAGCTCAGTGTGCCGTTGGAGAGTGCTGCCGCTCCTGCCAG TTCCTACCAGCCGGGTCGGTGTGTCGCTCCAGCACCGACGAGTGCGACCTACCAGAGTTCTGTAACGGCTCATCGTCGCTGTGTCAGAGCGATGTGTCTGTCCAG GATGGACAGCCATGCAGACAGGGACAGGCCTTCTGCTATAACGGGAAGTGTCAACACTACGAGGGACAGTGCCGGACACTGTTTGGACCTA AGGCGAGGACGGCGCCCTCCATTTGCTTCGAGGACATCAACAGCATTGGCGATCGTTTTGGAAACTGTGGCTACCATAACTATGGATACAAGAAGTGCGAACGACG GAACGCTCTGTGTGGGAAGCTGCAGTGCACCAATGTGGAAGAGGTGCAGGCCTTCGGTATCAAACCGTCTGTCATCACCACACCCATCGGTGGAGCCACGTGCTACGGCGTCGACTTCCGGCTTGGATCCGACGTTGCCGACCCAGGAATGGTCAACGAAGGGACCAAGTGTGGAGAGGATAAG GTGTGTATGAACTTCGAGTGTCGCAGCGTGGACGTCCTGAACTTTGACTGCGACGTTGAGGTCAAGTGCCACGGTCATGGG GTGTGCAACAGCAACAAGAACTGTCACTGTGATGAGGGCTGGGCTCCACCCACCTGTGAGCAGCGAGGCTATGGCGGCAGTGTGGACAGCGGGCCAACATGGAATG ACAAGGACACGTCCCTCAGAGACGGCCTGCTGGTCTTCTTCCTCCTGATTTGTCCGCTAGCCGGTCTCgccgtcttcttcttcctgcggAGGAACCAACTTGTGTCGAGACTGAGGCGCCACAAGAGACACCA GGCTGACGGTGCTTCATCATTAAACAGAGCCCCTCCTTCACGCGCTCCTTCATCCTCCGTCACCCGGGGCAACGGCAACAACAACATCAGAGAGGGG CAAAATGTTCAGCTGCTCCATCCACAGCAACTG GAGGCGGAGCCAAACAGGACCATGCCCACCTTTGCCACACGGCCACCTCCCCCTCCCCT GAAACCAAAACCACCGGTGCAGCCTGTGATGCCTCTGAGACCCGCCCCTCCCCCACCTGTGTAG
- the sdhaf1 gene encoding succinate dehydrogenase assembly factor 1, mitochondrial → MTRHSKLQKQVLALYRQFLRAGRDKPGFVPRIRDEFRENSRIKKTDVMHIEYLYRRGERQLEQLRDVNTKQLGSFRKKSGDL, encoded by the coding sequence ATGACGCGGCACAGCAAACTGCAGAAGCAGGTTCTGGCTCTGTACCGGCAGTTCCTGCGCGCCGGCCGAGACAAACCTGGATTTGTTCCTCGCATCCGCGACGAGTTCCGTGAAAACTCCCGCATCAAGAAGACGGACGTGATGCACATTGAGTACTTGTACCGTCGCGGCGAGCgccagctggagcagctgcgTGACGTCAACACCAAACAACTGGGCTCCTTCAGGAAGAAGTCAGGCGACCTCTGA